A window of the Cannabis sativa cultivar Pink pepper isolate KNU-18-1 chromosome X, ASM2916894v1, whole genome shotgun sequence genome harbors these coding sequences:
- the LOC115718984 gene encoding uncharacterized protein LOC115718984 has translation MKRRHRPSSTFDPLEPPDEKLLTTFRKWCVGLIPNHRLRDLRSGDYGPGFFWTMLTPKEWLTDDHIDAAMHMLRRRRTDYPLTFPQKGVILSTFVTAMISSAWTSHKGPRKNFVWEDYILDYCRGVHKSQVFERWRGNEFIYFVLNLPEARHWVTVEVDIELWKINVYDCDSSVCHWTALEPILKVWAELLPSLILATGEFPHNNQIMALANCDITVLPKMHSTRATHDLVPKSATVHIAIKKKNKGKFPILTPEELKQEPDVGIVTPEMQKVFDAQRAFERERCGNEFRSD, from the exons atgaagaggagacataggccatcttcgacttttgatcccctggagccaccggatgagaaattgttaaccactttccgaaagtggtgtgttggactcattccgaaccaccgacttcgggatttgagaagtggtgattacggtccaggattcttttggacaatgctcacaccaaaggaatggcttacagatgac CATATAGATGCAGCAATGCATATGCTGAGGAGGCGACGCACCGACTATCCACTAACATTTCCTCAGAAGGGTGTCATTCTCTCCACATTCGTGACCGCCATGATCAGCAGTGCATGGACGAGCCACAAGGGTCCGAGGAAAAACTTTGTGTGGGAGGATTATATCCTGGACTACTGCAGAGGGGTtcataag tcccaagtctttgagagatggaggggtaacgagtttatttacttcgttctgAACCTTCCCGAGGCAAGGCACTGGGTCACAGTTGAAGTCGACATAGAgctgtggaaaattaatgtctacGACTGTGATTCCAGCGTCTGTCATTGGACCGCCTTGGAACCCATCCTAAAGGTTTGGGCAGAACTGCTGCCCTCGCTAATCCTTGCAACCGGGGAATTTCCACATAACAACCAGATCATGGCGTTAGCTAACTGTGACATCACGGTGCTTCCAAAAATGCACTCGACTCGAGCCACTCACGACTTAGTTCCGAAGTCGGCAACTGTGCACATagcgataaaaaa AAAGAACAAAGGCAAATTCCCCATCTTAACTCCTGAAGAGCTGAAGCAGGAGCCTGATGTTGGCATAGTTACTCCTGAAATGCAGAAAGTTTTTGACGCCCAAAGAGCTTTCGAAAGAGAACGATGTGGGaacgagttcag ATcagattaa
- the LOC115707863 gene encoding aldehyde dehydrogenase family 3 member H1 isoform X1, translated as MAIDGVEEKMMKEEVFDSTTASFLLKELKQSFASGKTRSYEWRVSQLKSILKFVNDHEQDVVDALRSDLSKPEFESVIYEVSMLKNSCKGALKKLKHWMVPEKAKTSMTTFPSSAEIVSEPLGVVLIISAWNYPFLLSLDPVVGAIAAGNAVVLKPSEIAPATSSLLAKLLSEYMDRSCIRVVEGAVAETSALLEQKWDKICYTGNGKVGRIVMQAAAKHLTPVLLELGGKSPVVVDSAVNLQVAVRRIIAGKWCCNNGQACISPDYIITTKDFAPKLVDTLKEELEKFYGKNPLQSKDLSRIVNLNHFARLSKLLDDEKVSGKIVLGGERNETELRIAPTLLLDVPRDSLIMSEEIFGPLLPIITVDKVEDSFDIISSGPKPLAAYLFTSNEKLKKQFVTTVSAGGVVVNDTTIHLAVDSLPFGGVGESGIGSYHGKFSFDAFSHKKAVVYRSFLGDAAIRYPPYTLGKLRLLKALMGGSIVRIIRALFGWS; from the exons ATGGCGATTGACGGAGTAGAAGAGAAGATGATGAAGGAGGAGGTGTTCGATTCAACAACGGCGTCGTTTTTGCTGAAAGAGTTAAAACAGAGTTTCGCCTCTGGTAAAACTCGGAGCTATGAATGGAGAGTTTCGCAGTTGAAGAGTATTTTGAAATTTGTCAACGATCACGAACAAGATGTGGTCGATGCTCTTCGCTCTGACCTTTCTAAACCTGAATTCGAATCCGTCATCTATGAG GTATCTATGTTAAAGAATTCATGTAAAGGGGCTCTTAAGAAACTAAAACATTGGATGGTACCGGAAAAG GCTAAAACTTCAATGACCACTTTCCCTTCTTCAGCTGAGATAGTGTCTGAACCATTAGGTGTTGTCTTAATCATTTCAGCATGGAACTATCCTTTCT TGCTGTCCCTGGATCCTGTTGTTGGAGCTATTGCAGCTGGTAATGCTGTTGTTCTGAAACCATCAGAAATTGCTCCAGCCACGTCCTCATTGCTTGCTAAATTACTAAGTGAATACATGGATAGATCTTGCATAAGAGTTGTCGAGGGAGCTGTTGCCGAAACATCTGCACTGTTGGAGCAAAAATGGGACAAAATTTGTTACACAG GCAATGGGAAGGTAGGTCGCATTGTGATGCAGGCTGCTGCAAAACACCTTACGCCTGTACTTTTGGAGCTCGGTGGAAAATCTCCAGTTGTTGTTGATTCAGCCGTCAATTTACAA GTTGCTGTGAGGCGGATTATTGCTGGCAAATGGTGCTGTAATAATGGACAAGCTTGCATTTCTCCTGATTATATCATTACAACAAAAGATTTTGCTCCCAAGTTG GTGGACACTTTGAAAGAGGAGTTAGAGAAATTTTATGGGAAGAATCCATTACAATCAAAAGATTTGTCTCGTATTGTGAATTTAAACCACTTTGCTCGCTTGTCAAAGCTCTTGGATGATGAAAAGGTTTCTGGTAAAATCGTCCTAGGAGGCGAAAGAAATGAAACCGAATT GAGGATTGCCCCCACACTCTTGTTAGATGTGCCCCGAGATTCTCTGATCATGAGTGAAGAAATATTCGGTCCTCTGCTTCCAATTATTACA GTTGACAAAGTAGAAGATAGTTTTGATATTATCAGCTCGGGACCAAAGCCCCTTGCAGCATATTTATTTACCAGCAACGAAAAGCTTAAGAAGCAGTTTGTTACGACGGTATCTGCTGGCGGTGTGGTTGTCAATGACACTACCATACAT CTTGCAGTTGACTCACTCCCATTTGGAGGAGTAGGAGAGAGTGGAATAGGTTCTTACCACGGGAAATTTTCTTTCGATGcttttagccataaaaaggcagttgtctaccgaagctttcTTGGCGACGCAGCAATAAGGTACCCGCCTTACACGTTAGGTAAGCTAAGGCTGTTAAAGGCCCTTATGGGTGGTAGCATAGTACGCATAATCCGAGCCTTGTTTGGATGGTCTTAG